The Haemorhous mexicanus isolate bHaeMex1 chromosome 6, bHaeMex1.pri, whole genome shotgun sequence genome includes the window GAATAGATACTACTGAGGGAATCCTGCACATGGATAAAGCATAAAGCTCATAACTCAGCTGGAACCATCACAGCAAAAATACTATTTTACTGCATAGCACTTCCCAAGATACCTCAGGTATCGATgagaaaacaagacaaaacaacaaaacacctgCCCCCTTTCCAAGCCAAAATCGCCACtagtcagaagaaaaaaaatccaaaacaacaaaaacccatcAACACAAACAACAGTTGGGAGGAAGATTTGACAATTTTATGCTAATTTTAAcagcaactaaaaaaaaattaagcttaGTTTAAATCTATTCTGGAAGCAACAGGTACAAATGCACACTATGAAAAATGCAATAAGCTTTTTGCAAGCAAAGCACTGAATGAAAAATCCCACAGCTGTATAGGCCTATCAATAAATTTCACTATCGTCATTTCTTTTAGTGAATTTCAGTATTACAGTTACAGTTGACATTAAAACCATGGGCAATAATCAATTAGAACTCTCATAAAAGATTTTAACAGGTAATCATCACATAATCTTAGGactattttcattatttaaaaaaaaccccaaatcaatagaaaatattttttctactcAAAATCAAACCAGTTAATTTCAAGTGCAGATAAACTACTGAAAATACCTTTTGAGATTTTTCCAATtttagtctttaaaaaaaagaaaattaaatcttcTTAGAAGTCGTTACTAGCTGCCTGTGGCTATAGGTAATTTAAAGTGATTTCCTGCAGATCTGCATGCAGAAGCACATAGGCTATAACActataaacacagaaaatggcctACTTGTATAAAGAGACTTACCCTAAAGAAATAATTAAGGGAAAAGACATTCAGGTGTCCTTTGTTCTCTATATCAAGCAGTTTGAAAATAtattgcagagctgcaggctcttttctgttttctaatgCAAGCACAAAGTCCAGGTAGGTTTTATAGTCCTAGAAGTAGATACAATCACGTTTATTACAGTCTTCTTTCTAAATTGATTTTGCAAGCAGGAACTCTATAATTGGCAGCTATTTCATTCTAGGGGatcagtttattttctgaaaaagacaacatgaaatagaaaatggCTGCTACCACTAATGTGCACAGAAAAGTTAGTTTTTAAACTCTGCCAATAACGGGAAATCCTGCCACTTTAGAGGCAAAATAGCATTCCAAGCAtaaattcaaatgaaatatGCCATATAAATGCTTTTATACAATGTTTAGTATATCATCTTTAAACTGCTGAACATACCAAACTTGTGAAGAAAAAACATATAAAATGTTCTCATTATCATAAATTAAATGTCTACTGGTACCAAATAGTGAACTATATGGCCGATTATGTACATAATCCTTAAACCAGAGTCAGTGGTTTGGCAAATTACGTGCCAGAAACACTAGTTAGCATTCCAAGTAAATATCACACTTTTGCCTTAGTATGGATTCTTGGTTTTCCAATCAAGATACAGCTGTGACAAGGACAGAAATCCTACAGCCCTGTGTGTACAATTACCCTGTTTACCTGTAACACCAGGGACTTGTGCTGTCATTCAGAGGGAGCTTGACAGCCTGGAAAAATGCGCTAACAGGAGCCTCACCGAGTTCAACAGAGGGAAGGCAAAATCCTGCATCTGGGGAGGGATAACCCCATGTACCTGTAGAGCTGGGGACTGACTATCAGAAATGAGCTTTGCAACAGGCCCCtgcagcaaaggctgctggcagcaccctcAGCTGCATTAGGAAACGCTTTGGTGGCAAGCTGAGAGAAGTGATCCTTCTCtactcagcactgctgatgcTACATCCCGGCACTGGGTCCTGCCCTGGTCTCCCCAATACAAGGGAGATGAACCTACTGTTGCAAGTCCAGAACAGAACAATTAAGAGGATCCCTCAGGACCTCAATAATTATGTGATTCTAACAAAAAGACTGCTCAGGTGGCAAAAGGGCTGTATAGTGAATTTGTAACTCATCACTTCACATTCCAGTCATCTGACTGCAGACAAGAATTGTGGCTGAACATTAAGTAAAGCTTCAAAAAATATGGATATAAGGTGTTACTTTAGATTAGTTAGACTTCTCATTTTTCACAGCTATGGAAagctaataatgaaaaacagagTTGCCTTCATGAAGAAGTTGACAGCTTAGCTAACTTGCACTAATCTCAAGTGTGCCATTGTCTTTGGTTCTCTTTAAAGCATTACATTTTACTAAAAAATATTGCTGCATCTATACATTTTTTCAACATGCACTTTTGTAACTGAATCTACAAGTGGCTTTATCCTAGGCTGTCTGGATTCTCTATCACCTCTGCTTTTTCAaacaagtaatttattttaggCCACATTACAAACACCTTGctcttaagaaaattaatttgctaATATGTTGCATTGTCATTTGTGTGCACAATGATAAACAAAAGTTTCTTCACCTCAAGCTACTCTTTAAAGATACAGACTATTAGACATTTCTCAACTCAATAAACCAAAGATGTTATGCTGTGGACAAAGGGAAAACATGTAATTACCATTTCACCATCATAAGTTAAGCATTCCTGAAAGACACGATCCAAAAATATGTTGGTCAGAGTCCCTGTTCCATATCGGGACAGTTCTTCTTTGCTGAGCATGCCATTGTGATCTTTATCAAGGTTTAAGTACTGACCTAGGAAGGAGATAAGAAAAGCAAACCATAATATACCTCTATCAGGAAAGAATTCtttcaacagagaaaaataaatattgaaagcTAAATTTTCCAATTTCCATAATAAAATTGACACAGTTAAGTGAGAATTTACTAGATTCACAATCATATTCATAAAGCATCAGAAATAAGTACAGAACATGGAGGGAGAGGAAGTGGGATTCCCATAATGAACTGTCAGCAGTTCTAACATAAGTTAATAGCTGTGGATACTGAGAGAGGAGCAGAAGGCTAAGAGCATATTACTTTATACAAATATGCTGTTAGCATTAATAAAGAGCTAAAGAGGATGCAAAGGCATGAATGGAGCCAGAAGAGAAGGTTAGAGAGGAATCTTGTACCTTGTGCAACAGATTTTAAAACCACAATAAAGAGCAACGGTGGAGAACCAAAATTATAAAGAAAGTCAGGAAGATAAAATGAAAGAGTGAATACAGGATTTGAAAAGACAAGTTAGCAGGAGGATTTAACAtgacaaaagcagaggaaaaatagCACTAATAATGTGACTAAGTCATAcaagaaagaggagaagaaaagtgTTGGCATATAAAGGAACCTACCATAAACTCTTAAtgcagaaggagcagaaaaCCAATTTGTTTCCTGACTTTCTTTAGAAAGCTCTTCATCCCTTAACTAAGTGAAACATAAAGTTAGAATTCAGAAAGAGTAAATTAAAATACAACAGTATATATTAGAGATCTTTACCTCTAGTAAATCATCCAGGAAGCTGCAAGCTAAAATATCCTGTATCTTTATCtttcctgcagaaagaaaaagaaaataccttttAACAGTTGCTCAGCCAACATATCCATTTGACTATTCTCATTTAGGTGGTTCTACTTAAGAAAGAAGGATTTGGAGCAGAAAAATATGCcctttaaagaaacaaaagctaAACAAAACCCATATCTAACATCAAAGATAAGACTCTAATTTCagagacaaaataaaataccttttaaaatgtttggaCAAAACTAGCCTGATATTGGCAGGAGCTATCCTGAAGCCTTACATGTcagaaaaatagattaaaataaaatgtgaatgtTCAACATCAAGTActcaaaatgtaaaataaaaatgcaaagaaagcaTGCTTAAAACATTTGATGAAATAGTAAGTCTCCTAATTGACATGATATTCTTACACCTTCAAAACTACAGCTGTGACACAAAGCCAAGGTAGCAGAATGCACTTCTGCTGGTGCAGCTCTGACTGGTGCACAGACACTGTGCTAACAGCTGTGCAAAATAACGGCACTTAAAACTTCCCACCCACCCTCTCCAAACGTTTGTAATTACCTCTgtcagaggctgctgcccacACAATTCTGACCTTTACAAGGGGCACAGCTGGACCTTGAAAACACATGCAGTTTGTGACTTAAATCGAGGGCATAGGAGGGAGCTACACTTGCAACAAGCATTATCAGACCTAACTGCAGACCTTTTCTAGTGGGTCTACATGGTGTAGGAAAAGCACATCACTCTAACCATCCCTGAGCAttttcacagctctgtgcatGTTCTGACAAGCAGTTGTGTTGTTGGTTGCTGTGTTTTCTATTCACCCCAAACACTTACAAAATTAGCTACTGCTAATGGCTCATCATGAAGAAACAGAATCTTATTTGTCAGTTTCTATGAGATAACTCTATAGTACCTCAACTGATAGGTATCTCACAGAAATTCAATAGCTGTAAAAGTAGATTATTAGACCACAATAAAGTGCCATGGTCTTCAGTGGCTCTTGAATAATCTTCAATGCTGAACAAAAGCCTACCAGGACAGCTACATATTGCTTGGAAAACACTAGTAGCTTCAGTGGAAGCATTTTAAGAGACCTACCTGTTCTGAGAGGATCCAGAAAGAAGAAGAACTTCCTAACTGCTGTGCAGACATAAAAGGAGTAAAAAGATTTTTCTAAGCCATCCAGTTGTGGCAAAGTAGGGATGAGTTCCAAAATATAGTTTTCTAAATCCTGCAGAATTAAATAAAGGAAACAATCATTGAACATTACTATTGTTCCATGTTTGCTATATTCCTCCCTGGCTCTCAAGtgtattttgttaaaaatacaaTCCTGCAACAATGCAGAAAAGAGCATGAAAGCAGGTAAAAAAGCTTCTGTGTGTAAGAAATCCCAGATTATATACATGCATGTATTATTCTAGGGCTGAAACAACCCATTAATAAATCAGAATTTAACAAAGTAGATGatatttatatgtaaatataaatgcatTCCACTGTACCTTTTTCAAATATCAGGAGCATAACTCCTGATTGGATTATCCCACTGCttaatattctttaatatatcTTTTTCCTTTGAGTGGTAACTaggacatttttatttattttataatattatttCCCCTTAGAGCAGGAGAATAATTCACTGAAGAATAATTTGTGATTTTTATCACATCCTACTAAATCTAGTAAAGTGCTAATGACATGAAATCTTTATAGATACaatctttttttcagaaaattaccCATAAATTTAAAAGGCTAGCACCACTCTCACCACATCTCTTGAATAAATGAATTGCAATTTATCCAAACAAATGTGCCCATCCCAAATCTAAGTTATAAGCTTTCACAAGACAaggctagaaaaaaaaaaaaaaaaggatttctctGATGCTCTGTCATTTGATTTAAAGAGAGACATTTAGTTAATCAAGAATTTACTTACTGATTCTCTGAGGTAGCCTTGTCCTGCCACATCATATAAACTGAGACCTATTCTAGTCTGATGAAGCCATactgtgaaacagaaaacagaattacaATGCAAGAAGCCTATGGGGCTTTTGAATTCATGCCAAAATTTGATGTTATTCTAGAGGCCACAAGGCAGTTGGATTTTAAGTGCCTCTCTCCATTTTCTGAGCTTTAAGCAAAGCCATGCCATGTACTGCTTAGAAACACTGTTTCAGTCTCTAAATTTTTAGGAGTCATTTGCAGTATACTATAAATATACACTTCATAAACTTATActatttataatataaatatacacCATTGTCACAACTGCCTTATAATAACTGATGTGAAAAATGGCTGAGCAGACACCACATTTCATTTGGTGTATCATTGAATGGCTAGGATTAGAAGCAactttaaagatcacctagttccaacctCCCCCTGCTACAGGCAGGGATGCCACTCACTAGATcagattgctcaaagccccatccaacctggccttgaacacttccaggaatggtgcatccacaacttctctggacaatctgttacagtgcctcaccaccctctaAGTATTTCTTCCTAGCATCTACACTAAATGTTTCCTCTTTTAATATAAAACTGTATTGTCCTACCTACTGCAAAGCTGAATTGTCCTACCTACCACTATCTGCCTGGCTAAGAAGTCACTCTCTCCATTTTATATGCTCCCTTTAGGTACTGAAAGTCCACAATGAAGGCtcccccagagccttctcttctccaggctggacaaccccaactctctcagcctgtggTCACACGAGAGGCTCACATCTTTCCTGTGCTGACTGAAGTCTCCTATCCTGCAGCTTTTGGGTTTGTTGCTGGAAATGGGTCTATTACTCATTTCTTGCATACTGTGCACACCTGCACATCATGCTTCCTGCTCAACACATTTCTCATCCCCTGCACCACAAGATTTTAAGTTAGgcaggctgagctgcccagAGAAAGGTGCTGTTCTCTTAGATCTGCTTAGTAGACCTAAGAATGCAGTAGCCAGGGCAAAAGATTATGAGacaattttcctttctgctaGCCAGCCTAGTGTTTTCAAACAACATCtaatacatattaaaaaaaagggcatttttCAGCCCAAGTGGCTATTTATAGTAAAAAATAGCTGCAAACATGGTAAGTGACACGCACAGAAACATACTGACATATTtgacaaacagaaaatataGACAGCACTGTAGAAGgacaaactgcaaacaaagcTATCTGCCCCAGCACAGTAGTTAAGATAGCACCTGCCATGAAACCGTACTGCTTTGCACTTCACAGTATTGCCtgaataaaggaaattaaaattacaataTATGCAACAAACAGATCAAGCACATCTCCGACTGGCGAGAGGCAGATTTCAGAGGTATGACGGACTCCCACCTTCTAGTAACAAGAAAAACATCCCAAGcctcaaaaaaaaccagcatttgTAGTTAAGGACAGATCTCACTGCTATTGAAGGGAACATCAAGTAACaaataaagctgaaaaagcCTTAAAATGAAACAACTACTAACACAGAAGAAGCACTCACTAACCCTTTCGCATGACGTAATTGAAGAACTGCATGATAGAGATTCTCCCATAAGGATCATTATGGAGTAATTTAGCAAAGATCTTTGCTGTAAAGAATTGCctgcaaaacaaacacaaagctaCTTCTATGCATCTGATTACACTGCACTGACAGATCCAGTTAAGTATTTGACATTTACAGATCCtgtaaaataatgttttaacaCAGAATGTGTTAATATGCTACATTACACTCATCAGGTGGAATCCTACCAAGTAACAACAGTAAACTCAATAAAAAGCAGCTACTTCTGCTCATGAGAGTCTTCAGTGATGTAGAACTTTTGAGAGCTTTTATTCAATTTCTTTTTAGTACAATGTGTTTGGTAGCTTCCAATCTCCTACAACAATATGCACATAAAACAAACTGCCAGTACTGACAAATAATTGGCTTCTGCCCAAATTTCAATCACAAAGCTATGTGCACAACAGCCATCTCCAAAAGGAGCATAAAGAACTACCACTCACTGCACACTGTGCACATCTGGCAGGAAATTCTGCATCAGAAGATATTAGGAAAGGTTGAGCAATATCACTGGAGACATGATTTCCAGTTCATTTACATAATGTGCTGTTTGCTGACCACTAACATCTAAAAACGTTCACACCGataaaaaattttcttcaaaaggACGCACTAGCATTGTTTTAGGCACCTCTATTACAAGTCACAtcagagaggcagagaacaCCTTTGCAAGGATGTAAAGTAACCAGTTCATCAGTAACAACATGGATATGACTTTTTCTCACCATTAAACTGTTCCTATCTATTTTAGCAACTGAAAGTTACAGTAGCACTTAGGTTTAGTCAAAATGAGCACATACAAGAGAAGAAAGCCTTACTTGCATTTTGGTCCAGCTTTTTCACCAACTTTCAAGAAGTTCTCATAATTAATCATTGCTTCTTCCCCAATCATTGGTGATGTCTGATGTTTGTCCAGTAGAAACCATAGATTCTTAAAAGGCATTTATATTTGGTTAAGGAGATATCTCTTTAGAGATGTTAATGTGCTTAAGATACAGCATTTAAGAAACTCAGCAAAAATGTGGGCTTGATGCAAGGTTCTCTCAGTTAATCAGGACACATGGTCGGTTCAGCCAGAAAAGTCAGTGTGTGCGACTTCATTCCCTTAAAAGCTAAATGATAAACACATGCACACTCTCCCACCCTCACTAGCATTTCTAGGGTCACACCCCTTTTGTCTTTGCAGTATAATAAAATCATCCATCTTAGGAGTCTGTCTCAGTGACGTATAAACAGAACTTATGTTATCATCTGGGCCCACCAGGGAAATCATTGCAACGTGCTGGAAAACTGGAAGCCATCAATTTAATCCTCACATACACCATAATGAGGAAGCTTCACACTGGCATTACAGCCCAAGGCTAGGCAGCACTTCAGCTTTACCAAGTACTGTGTGCCCAAATACAAAGCACCTTACCACAAGATTCTGTGGGCAGAAAGGAGATCAAACTCTGACAGGAGATAATCTAAATCCATTCAGAAGCCATTACAAGAcatactgaaattattttcctaccTGCAGCTCTTCATTATCCAACAGTTCTCtactttttctttgcagaaagaCAGCTCGAGATTCTTCTCTTAATTTCTGAAGCAAGACCTCATCTTCAGCTGGCAGCTAGAAACATTGtggcattttaattttcagcacAGGAGCATTCAAAAACTACACATCCAGCAAGTATTCCTAGGTAGTCTTGAGTCACACACTCTGATTGAAGTTGTTCACATGACAGAAGATAGCCAGTCTACCAAACTTGCTTCTGCTGCAAGGGATGTCACTTGCATACTGTCTCAAACCATCTCAATAATGAACCACTTACCTAAAGGAGGATATCTTtaacaggagagagagagaagtacCTCATACCACATAACCCATTGAGTAAGCACTTTCCCATGGTTGCTAGGTATGAGGGCTCACAAATAAAAGACATCTACTGTTGTGTTTTACTCAGGAGAAACAGAACATTATGTTTTGTGGTAGGCCTGACTCTCCAAAGTGTGAAAGTCTACTAGACTTGTCTGGCCAACAAATAAGTTGAAAGAACACCTAGTGTGAAAATTCTGCCAATATTTACGTGCCAAACTGTACAGCACCACTGGAACTTGAAGAGTTGCACATGTGTCCATTAACTGAAACACAGGTACTTGAGAACTACCTTGGAAGAAACGTGAGACCTTAAGGAACATGTGACCATGAGAagtttggcagcagctgagtggTCAAGTTGTTGAGTACCAGCAATATCAAGATGTCAACATGTGCTCCCATCCTGATCTGATTCATTCTCACAACTATGTGAGCAACAGATCCATCTCTAGTCTGCAAGACCAATGCCCCACCATTTCATGAGGCAGCATCCCATCGTGTCTGAGCAGGAAACAGAAGATACATACGTGTAACACCAGTATGTCAAAATTTAGTTAGAACTTTAAGTGCCTCTGAAAGACAGCTTCCTATCTTTACCAAGCAGACTGATTAGCAAAACATTTCACTGACTCTGATAAGATTCTCAGTACTTATTTAAAGCTGCTGAAATTCACAAttatacaaaacaaaaaaattagacTAAGCAATTCACATCACTCAGACTTCAATCTGCTTTAGCTTCTGAAACTGCAGGGTCCCTGTGAGTGagaataacttttttttgtAACATAGAATAGCTTCTTGTTAAAAGTTTATCTGGATACTTCACTTACCCTGTAGTAAAATCGTGGTATGTTTGCATATGACACATTgtcactttttttccctcctttccattCCATGTAATATTTTGTGAACAATTCCATTTCTTCATCCTTTAGCTCTTGTTCACTCTTTTTGGCTGATTGACACAGAAAAGAATGTTCACACTGTACTCCAAAGAGAGTTCTAACGTAACAAGGGGCTTGAAAAATAGAGTTAATACTGAGGCTTATCTGGTTGTGATGTTCGGTAACACAAATACGAGGTGGAAATGAGTGGAGCACAGACCAGTTACAAAAATTACATAAGAATACGCCCCATAAGTATTTTGAGTACGGTCACAGCACTTCTTTCAAAGACTGCCCACACCCGATTCGCTGCAAGGTGTGGAGCAGCTCACGCAGCAGCTCCGCGAGGatgcctggcagagcagcagcacagtttgACACACAGCTGCGCGGTGCGAGCCGCCCCTCAAACCTCCTTCCGTgccggcccggggctgccaCCGCGCACCTGCGCCAGCGCTGGCTGCCTCACCCGCGAGCGAAGCGCTCCCAGCCGCGGCTGCGGCGGGGCCGtgtgccgggccgggccgcgcaGTCTCACCGCCCTCACCGCCCGACCCTGCACCGCGGGAGTTTGGCTCTCCGCAGGGCAACTCCGGGATCCGCCCGGTCCCTGCGGCAGCCCGGACGCGGCGAAGTACGGCAGTAGCGGAGAGGCCGACGCTCGCCCCGCcggccttgtccccagccccgctggTGACTGCAGGCACTTCCCCGCCCGCTCCCGATCCCGCTCCCGGAGCACTCACGCGCGCGGCGCGCGGCCAGGCGGGCCCGCAGCCTCCGCTCCCAGTCCATCGGCACGCGCCCGCTGCCGCCTACCCGCGCATGCGCGCTGCCCTGCGCGACGCGCCCCCGGCTTTCACGGCTTCTTGCCCGCACCCGACATGGCGGAGAAGCCCCGTCCCTCCTACCGGGGCGCTCGGATCACGTGTCGTCCGGCCCGCTGAGACGCGATTGGCTCAACGCGCGGGCACAGGCCCGCCACGCGCTTCCGGGCCAATGGGAAGCTGGCTCGCCCGGCCGCGGGGTACACGCCTGCCGCGCATGGCCGCCGCGCGCAGCGTCAGGTGGGCCCCTCGCGGGGGATGAGGGAGAGAGGGGATGGGGAAGAGAGGGGCGAGCGGGAAAGACTTTCCCAAAAGCCGTGGCTTCT containing:
- the PPP2R3C gene encoding serine/threonine-protein phosphatase 2A regulatory subunit B'' subunit gamma isoform X2, with translation MDWERRLRARLAARRAPKKSEQELKDEEMELFTKYYMEWKGGKKSDNVSYANIPRFYYRLPAEDEVLLQKLREESRAVFLQRKSRELLDNEELQNLWFLLDKHQTSPMIGEEAMINYENFLKVGEKAGPKCKQFFTAKIFAKLLHNDPYGRISIMQFFNYVMRKVWLHQTRIGLSLYDVAGQGYLRESDLENYILELIPTLPQLDGLEKSFYSFYVCTAVRKFFFFLDPLRTGKIKIQDILACSFLDDLLELRDEELSKESQETNWFSAPSALRVYGQYLNLDKDHNGMLSKEELSRYGTGTLTNIFLDRVFQECLTYDGEMDYKTYLDFVLALENRKEPAALQYIFKLLDIENKGHLNVFSLNYFFRAIQEQMKIHGQEPVSFQDVKDEIFDMVKPKDPYKISLQDLINSSQGDTVTSILIDLNGFWTYENREVLVASDSDSTADVDDT
- the PPP2R3C gene encoding serine/threonine-protein phosphatase 2A regulatory subunit B'' subunit gamma isoform X1, yielding MELFTKYYMEWKGGKKSDNVSYANIPRFYYRLPAEDEVLLQKLREESRAVFLQRKSRELLDNEELQNLWFLLDKHQTSPMIGEEAMINYENFLKVGEKAGPKCKQFFTAKIFAKLLHNDPYGRISIMQFFNYVMRKVWLHQTRIGLSLYDVAGQGYLRESDLENYILELIPTLPQLDGLEKSFYSFYVCTAVRKFFFFLDPLRTGKIKIQDILACSFLDDLLELRDEELSKESQETNWFSAPSALRVYGQYLNLDKDHNGMLSKEELSRYGTGTLTNIFLDRVFQECLTYDGEMDYKTYLDFVLALENRKEPAALQYIFKLLDIENKGHLNVFSLNYFFRAIQEQMKIHGQEPVSFQDVKDEIFDMVKPKDPYKISLQDLINSSQGDTVTSILIDLNGFWTYENREVLVASDSDSTADVDDT